One segment of Pseudomonas pohangensis DNA contains the following:
- a CDS encoding VTT domain-containing protein, producing the protein MDFSGFFDLFLHLDQHLQTLTQQYGVWIYVLLSLVIFCETGLVVMVWLPGDSLLFIAGAVFAANGMDPWLLGVCLFFAAGLGDSTNYWIGRRYGLGLFERGNPKIFRRDFLLRTEIFYARHGAKTVTLARFFAILRSFAPFVAGIGRMPYPRFVAFSLLGSLLWISSLLSLGYMFGNAPFLRDNLTLLVLGFLALCAIPVLIRHLRNQRR; encoded by the coding sequence ATGGATTTCAGCGGTTTTTTCGACCTGTTTCTCCACCTCGACCAGCACCTGCAGACCCTGACCCAGCAATACGGGGTGTGGATCTATGTGCTGCTGTCGCTGGTGATTTTTTGCGAAACCGGGCTGGTGGTGATGGTCTGGCTGCCCGGCGACTCGTTGCTGTTCATTGCCGGCGCGGTATTTGCGGCCAACGGCATGGACCCCTGGCTGCTCGGGGTCTGCCTGTTCTTTGCCGCCGGGCTGGGCGACAGCACCAATTACTGGATCGGCCGGCGCTACGGCCTGGGGCTGTTCGAGCGCGGCAATCCGAAGATCTTTCGTCGCGACTTCCTCCTGCGCACCGAAATTTTCTATGCCAGACACGGCGCCAAGACCGTCACCCTGGCGCGCTTCTTTGCCATCCTGCGCAGCTTCGCGCCCTTTGTCGCCGGTATCGGGCGCATGCCTTACCCGCGCTTTGTCGCCTTCAGCCTGCTCGGTAGCCTGCTGTGGATCAGCAGCCTGCTCAGCCTCGGTTATATGTTCGGTAATGCGCCGTTTCTGCGTGACAACCTGACGCTGCTGGTACTCGGCTTTCTGGCGCTGTGCGCGATACCCGTGCTGATCCGCCACCTGCGCAACCAGCGGCGCTGA
- a CDS encoding CobW-like GTP-binding protein yields the protein MLSNIPTHLIAGPLGAGKTSLIRHLLAHKPAHERWAVLINEFGQIGLDQALLTSAGEGISLSEVPGGCLCCVNGAPFQIGLARLLRKAQPDRLLIEPSGLGHPAELLRQLAEPPWDGVLALQPGVLVLDAAALASGQALPESQQAALADAGLLLLNKSEGLDAAARARVQAQLPQRTLCWTSQGRLDIAALPGIQVRAGAAADQDRLPVAAGPLPLLWTDPARPICQIQAQPEGWSIGWRFHPGQHFELMQVQRWLGGLAWRRAKLVLQTNAGWLSGNALEGAPIHWQTSEWRQDSRLELIFASPQDANSLQAGLLACRL from the coding sequence ATGCTGAGCAATATCCCCACCCATCTGATTGCCGGCCCGCTGGGCGCCGGCAAGACCAGCCTGATCCGTCACCTGCTGGCGCACAAACCGGCGCATGAGCGCTGGGCCGTGCTGATCAATGAATTTGGCCAGATCGGCCTGGATCAGGCATTGCTGACCAGCGCCGGGGAGGGCATCAGCCTGTCCGAGGTACCGGGTGGTTGCCTGTGTTGCGTAAATGGAGCGCCGTTCCAGATCGGTCTGGCGCGGCTGTTGCGCAAGGCACAGCCTGACCGGCTGCTGATCGAGCCATCCGGTCTGGGTCATCCGGCCGAGTTGTTGCGCCAGCTGGCCGAACCGCCCTGGGACGGCGTGCTGGCACTGCAGCCGGGGGTGCTGGTGCTGGATGCGGCCGCTCTGGCCAGCGGCCAGGCACTGCCGGAGAGTCAGCAGGCGGCGCTGGCCGATGCCGGCTTGCTGCTGCTGAACAAGTCCGAGGGTCTGGATGCCGCGGCACGGGCGCGGGTGCAGGCACAGCTGCCGCAGCGAACGCTGTGCTGGACCAGTCAGGGTCGCCTCGACATCGCCGCGTTACCGGGCATCCAGGTCAGGGCCGGTGCCGCCGCTGACCAAGACCGGTTGCCGGTTGCTGCGGGCCCGCTGCCGTTGCTGTGGACGGATCCGGCCCGGCCAATCTGCCAGATTCAGGCGCAGCCGGAAGGCTGGAGTATCGGCTGGCGCTTTCATCCCGGTCAGCACTTTGAACTGATGCAGGTGCAGCGCTGGCTCGGCGGGCTGGCCTGGCGGCGCGCCAAGCTGGTGCTGCAGACCAATGCCGGCTGGTTGTCCGGTAATGCACTGGAGGGTGCGCCGATCCACTGGCAAACCAGCGAGTGGCGACAGGATTCGCGGCTGGAGTTGATCTTCGCCAGCCCGCAGGATGCCAACAGTCTGCAGGCCGGCTTGCTCGCCTGTCGCCTGTGA